The genomic window TGCGGCTCGACATTCTCCACATTCGGTATTGCTTCTAATTGAGCAATGCCTTGCAAACTATCACTCATCTTAGCTGATTTAGCACGTAACCAAGCCGCATGGGGAGCATAAGCCAGACTTTGGGCGACTTCATAACCTGCTTGATTAATCGCTGCTTGTTGTGACTTTACCTCCACATCTTCCGCAAAGCGAATAAATACTAAACCCGTGGGAACGGCGAGTGAACCCCCTTCCAGCGTATAGACAGGGCTGAGTGTGTCTTTTATTTCTGGCTTAGGTTCACCAGCAAAAACTACTATTTTTCCCTCATTTAATACTAAAACTGCTGAAGATGTTACGGTACTTGGTTCTTTGTAATGTACGGCGTAGTATCCAGGCTGACGGCTGAATAATACAGGCGCATCTTTACCAACACGAATTTGTTGGGGATATTCATTAAAGTAGTCTGGTTGAAATCTCACTTCAGCAATTGGGGGTAGAGAACAAGCCTGGACGAACAACTCAATCATGTTGTTTAAATTCTAATGATTTTCGGCTATCAGCAAATTGGTCTTGTAAACTTTTAATCAAGCAGAGGAAAGATGAATTAGTTAGATGATTTTTTCGTATTCAGGACTTTAGTCCTCAAAACTATCAGGACTAAAGTCCTGACTACAAACCTATTACCCTTATTTTTTCTCTAGACAGCAGAAAGTTAATCTAGGTTGCTGTTTACTTACATTTTGTAACTTGTATTGCCGATATTCTGGAAAAATCGAGGGCAGGCTTGTATTTAGTGGCTAATACTAAATTCTTTCTCAGCTGCGGCTTGTGGGTGACTCATTCCAGATATGCACACGCCAGCCAGAGGCTGAGATTTAACTTGAGACCAGGAGATTAAATTATGGTTCAGGTTCGCTATGGTGGCCAGAACGGTGAACAGTATGAACTTGTGATTAGTGACGATCACATTGTAGTTCGTACCCAAAGCCGTAATGTGCTTGTAGGCGATCGCCCTTTTGAAGTGGCATCTGTATCACCAGAAGCCCGTAATATCCTCAATCAATTTGAGTTGACAACGCGATTCCGTCAAGCAGGTGTAGAAATTCTGCACGTGAAAGTACCACATGAAGATGGTGCTTTATGTAACCAAGCTAAGGAAATTTTAAATCAAGAAGCAGAAATCCAATTTGCTGGACGGGTATTGGTTGATCCTCAATCGATGCAGCCAGTGGTCTACACCGAAAACTTATTCGTGAAGTTCGATGACGAAGCGGAAGTTAGTACCTGTGAGGAAGTTTTGGGGCGTTATGGTTTAACCATCAAACGTCAACTTGATTATGCCCGTAATGCCTATTTTATCAGTGCGCCTGCAAATACTGGTTTAGCTGTCTTTGACCTGGCTGAAAGACTACTCCATGAAGAGTCAGTAGAACTGTGCCATCCTGAGTTAGTCCGGGAATTGCGCCAACGCCAAGTTTTCCCCCAGCAATGGCATCTCAAGGAAACCACAATTGATGGTAAAACTATCAATGCTCATGTAAACGTTGAAGCAGCTTGGAAGTTAAGCGAAGGTGCAGGCACAATTATTGCCATTATTGATGATGGTGTGGATATGGAACATGAAGAGTTCCGTTCTTCTGATAAAATTGTCGCCCCACGGGATGTAACACGGAAAAATAATAATCCCCGACCAGGAAACTCAGACCATCATGGTACAGCCTGCGCCGGGGTAGCCTGTGGTAATGGTAACTTTGGAGCATCCGGTGTAGCACCAAAAGCCAAACTCATGCCGATTCGGTTTGCTTCTGGGTTGGGTTCACAAGACGAAGCCGACGCTTTTGTTTGGGCGGCGCAAAATGGTGCAGATATAATTTCTTGTAGCTGGGGGCCACCAGACGGGATTTGGTGGAAAGACGATGACCCAGGCCATCAGCAAAAATTTCCCTTACCTGACTCTGCACGTTTGGCGATGGAATACGCCTTTAATAAAGGGCGCAATGGTAAGGGCTGTGTGATTTTATTTGCCGCAGGTAATGGGAATGAGAGTGTCGATAATGACGGTTACGCCAGCTATCCTAAAGTGATTGCTGTCGCCGCTTGTAACGACTTCGGCAAAAGAAGTGCCTACAGCGACTTTGGGAATGCTGTCTGGTGTGCTTTCCCTAGCAATAACGGCTATAGTTCTCAAACCCCTGGCATTTGGACAAGCGATCGCACTGGTTTAGCTGGGTACAATTCTGGTAATATTACACTTGGAGACGCAGCAGGCAACTATACTAATAGTTTCGGCGGCACTTCTAGCGCGTGTCCTGGGGTGGCTGGTCTCGCCGCTTTGATTATTGCCCGTAACCCTGATTTACGTTGGGATGAGGTCAAAGACATCATTAAACGTTCCTGCGATCGCATTGATGAAGCTGGCGGCAATTATGATGCTAATGGACGTAGCCCCCTCTATGGATACGGTCGCGTCAATGCCCTCAAAGCCGTAGAACTGGCGTTACCACCACAAAATGAACGCGTTGGTATTTTCAAAGCCGTGCAGGATGTCCCCATTAACGATTTGCAGACATCTAAATTGAGTTTAGCGATCGCTAACACCAACACTATTAAATCTATCAAAGTTGAGGTAGACATCGAACATACCTACATTGGCGATTTAATGGTAAATCTCAACCCCCCCACGGAATTAGGCTTATTACCGATAGTTCTCCATAGTCGTCAAGGCGGATCTACAGACAACATCAAAAAAACCTATGATGAAGTCAACACCCCTGAATTAGCTACCCTCAAAGGTAAAATTCCCCAAGGCAATTGGACTTTGGAAGTAACAGATAAAGCCGAAGCAGATACAGGCAAAATTCGCAGTTTGACTATTGAAATTGGCTTTTAAGCACAGGTCTAATCCCAGATTTCTCGGTTAAGTGACACTTTAACCCCTTAATTCTTAACTTTTGTGGCTCTAATCTGCCGTGCCAGATTAGAGCCATCATTTATATTACCCGGATTTCTCACAAGCTTTGCGATCGCTATTACCAAACCTTTATCAGGCTTAAATTTTGAGCGTTTTAGACACTGCACGAATCACAGCAGTATGTGAACGGGGTATTTTATCTCAAGTCTAAGTGGCATAAGCGTTTTGGGCTAACCGTTTAAACCTTTGTGAGAAATCCGGGATTAGACATCTCCAAAAAAGAATGTAGAGATGTTCCACCGAACGTCTCTACAAGGTTTCTCTCATGATTAGTTGAAAATTTATAAAGGGTAGGTTGAAAACCCCTGAGAAATAGCAACGTAGTTGCGTCCAAAGTGCTTTAGACAGGGGATGAAAACCACGCTTATTGGCTTTAGCCCTCAGTGACCTTTGGCTTTTTGGGTTCTGGCAAAGAATCTATCCATTCTTCAACAAGGCTAGACATAGTTCTATCTTGCTCGACGGATATTAACAAAAGCTTATGATACCTGCGTTCCGACAAACGAAATCCTAATCTTTTAGTTTTCATAAATGTTCAACATTGTTTGTACATTTATGATACTATACAAGAAATTCAGTACATCAAGGAGGTGATTAAGTAGTGCTGGTATTAGAGTACAAAATAAAAAGCACAAAGTTACAGTATCAAGCCATAGATGAAGCTATTAGAACCACGCAGTTCATTAGGAATAAAGCTATTCGTTACTGGATGGATGCACCAAGAGAAGCGAACATCAATAAAGTCGCTCTTAATAACTACTCAACAGCACTACGGAAAGAGTTTAAATTTGTAGAACAACTCAATTCAATGGCTTGCCAATCTGCAACCGAAAGAGCTTGGTCGGCTATTGACAGGTTTTACAGTAATTGCAAATCAAAGACTCCAGGCAAGAAAGGATATCCACGCTTTCAAAAAGATAACCGTTCAGTTGAGTATAAAACTTCGGGATGGTCACTACACCCCACCAGACGACGCATTACTTTCACTGATAAAAAAGGTATTGGTGAGGTCAAATTACTTGGTAAATGGGATATTCACACTTACCCAGTTAAGTCAATTAAACGGGTAAGGCTAGTCAAGAAAGCTGATGGTTACTATTGCCAATTTGCAATTAAAACTGAACCATTAAGTGAGTCAAGAATTGCTGATGGTGAAGTGGGCTTAGATGTTGGTTTAGAGTATTTCTACTCTGATTCCAATGGGTATCATGAACCTAATCCTAGATTTCTAAGGAAAGCCGAAAAAGCAATTAAGCACTCTCAACGTCAAATATATAAAAAGGAGAAAGGTAAAAACCAACGACGGAAAGCTAGACAGAGATATGCTCGGA from Nostoc sp. UHCC 0870 includes these protein-coding regions:
- a CDS encoding S8 family serine peptidase, with translation MVQVRYGGQNGEQYELVISDDHIVVRTQSRNVLVGDRPFEVASVSPEARNILNQFELTTRFRQAGVEILHVKVPHEDGALCNQAKEILNQEAEIQFAGRVLVDPQSMQPVVYTENLFVKFDDEAEVSTCEEVLGRYGLTIKRQLDYARNAYFISAPANTGLAVFDLAERLLHEESVELCHPELVRELRQRQVFPQQWHLKETTIDGKTINAHVNVEAAWKLSEGAGTIIAIIDDGVDMEHEEFRSSDKIVAPRDVTRKNNNPRPGNSDHHGTACAGVACGNGNFGASGVAPKAKLMPIRFASGLGSQDEADAFVWAAQNGADIISCSWGPPDGIWWKDDDPGHQQKFPLPDSARLAMEYAFNKGRNGKGCVILFAAGNGNESVDNDGYASYPKVIAVAACNDFGKRSAYSDFGNAVWCAFPSNNGYSSQTPGIWTSDRTGLAGYNSGNITLGDAAGNYTNSFGGTSSACPGVAGLAALIIARNPDLRWDEVKDIIKRSCDRIDEAGGNYDANGRSPLYGYGRVNALKAVELALPPQNERVGIFKAVQDVPINDLQTSKLSLAIANTNTIKSIKVEVDIEHTYIGDLMVNLNPPTELGLLPIVLHSRQGGSTDNIKKTYDEVNTPELATLKGKIPQGNWTLEVTDKAEADTGKIRSLTIEIGF
- a CDS encoding RNA-guided endonuclease InsQ/TnpB family protein, yielding MLVLEYKIKSTKLQYQAIDEAIRTTQFIRNKAIRYWMDAPREANINKVALNNYSTALRKEFKFVEQLNSMACQSATERAWSAIDRFYSNCKSKTPGKKGYPRFQKDNRSVEYKTSGWSLHPTRRRITFTDKKGIGEVKLLGKWDIHTYPVKSIKRVRLVKKADGYYCQFAIKTEPLSESRIADGEVGLDVGLEYFYSDSNGYHEPNPRFLRKAEKAIKHSQRQIYKKEKGKNQRRKARQRYARKHLKVSRQRSEHAKRIARNVCKANALVVYEDLRVKNMVKNHCLAKSINDVSWGFFRRWLEYFAGKFNSKAVAVNPRMTSQKCSDCGAIVKKALSTRTHKCSCGCEMQRDVNAAKNILNLAKATAGQTESNATGLVTSTLLGETLVEQVTRVKVESPCL